One Bufo gargarizans isolate SCDJY-AF-19 chromosome 3, ASM1485885v1, whole genome shotgun sequence DNA segment encodes these proteins:
- the HTR1D gene encoding 5-hydroxytryptamine receptor 1D has protein sequence MNFYNHSLVLKLDIQSEHLLNASGTKKEWDEITVLGVKVTVSIFLSLLTLATLLSNIFVIITIYMTRKLHTPANYLIGSLAFTDLLVSILVMPISIVYTVNHSWTFGQIICDIWLLSDITCCTASILHLCVIALDRYWAITDALEYSKHRTAGRAAAMISVVWVISICISIPPLFWRQAKAQEELTDCSVNTDQISYTIYSTCGAFYIPTMLLIILYGRIYVAARTRILRPPSIYGKRFTTAQLITGSTGSSFCAVNAAHPLSGGTPICINHIKIKLAHSVLERKRLSLARERKATKTLGIILGAFIVCWLPFFVVSLVLPICRDACWFHPLLFDFFTWLGYFNSLINPVIYTAFNEDFKQAFEKLIRFKKIT, from the coding sequence atgaatttttataaCCACTCATTAGTCCTGAAACTTGACATCCAGTCGGAGCACTTATTAAATGCCTCTGGAACTAAGAAGGAATGGGATGAAATtacagtgttgggggtaaaagtTACAGTTTCCATCTTTTTATCATTGTTAACTTTAGCTACTCTTCTTTctaatatttttgtaattattaCTATATATATGACCCGCAAGCTTCATACTCCTGCAAATTACTTAATTGGTTCATTGGCTTTTACAGATTTATTGGTATCTATTTTGGTAATGCCTATTAGTATTGTATACACTGTAAATCACTCATGGACATTTGGACAGATCATTTGTGATATCTGGTTGTTGTCAGATATAACATGTTGTACAGCTTCAATACTTCATCTTTGTGTTATCGCCTTAGATAGATATTGGGCCATCACAGATGCACTAGAGTACTCTAAACATCGTACAGCAGGAAGAGCTGCTGCTATGATATCAGTTGTATGGGTAATATCCATATGTATCTCCATCCCACCACTCTTTTGGAGACAAGCCAAAGCTCAAGAAGAACTAACTGACTGTTCTGTAAATACAGACCAAATCTCTTATACCATCTACTCAACCTGTGGAGCATTCTATATACCAACAATGTTgcttattatactgtatgggagaaTATATGTAGCAGCACGAACTAGAATTCTAAGACCACCATCTATTTATGGAAAGAGGTTCACTACTGCTCAGTTAATCACTGGATCAACCGGGTCATCCTTTTGTGCAGTCAATGCTGCTCATCCTCTGTCTGGAGGAACTCCAATATGTATAAATCACATCAAGATAAAACTTGCACACAGTGTTCTCGAAAGGAAACGATTGTCTTTAGCCAGGGAAAGGAAAGCCACAAAAACCCTAGGAATTATTCTTGGAGCCTTCATAGTATGCTGGCTGCCATTCTTCGTAGTGTCCCTGGTCTTGCCCATCTGCAGAGATGCTTGCTGGTTCCATCCTTTATTGTTTGACTTCTTTACTTGGTTGGGATATTTTAACTCTCTCATCAACCCTGTGATATATACAGCTTTTAATGAAGATTTCAAACAAGCCTTCGAAAAGCTGATAAGATTCAAAAAAATTACTTAA